From Sediminitomix flava, the proteins below share one genomic window:
- a CDS encoding calcineurin-like phosphoesterase C-terminal domain-containing protein, which yields MKASLFLIFYLTGAFLFAQNTKPMLNGCIYEDVNHNGLKDPSEKGISNVRVSNGIDVHVSDQTGNYELELLEGQTFFVIKPTGYQLPTDEFNISEAYFHYYPKKSESLYAETIPQQEEAPQSFDIPLYKHEENKEFSMAMIGDTQARFQRQVNYAHQIAEELLYEELEGAAILGDIGDDNAMIFPAFQQLFKQFGTQIYPVAGNHDRNYDSQIKGNEFNSFKKAFGPDHYSFDIGNVHFIVMNDVTTIKGIQYTDIIPEDNLLFIENDLKYVSKDQLVVFLQHIPINHLKVESKQRLLDLIADYSNVMAFSGHMHKMTHNFIPYGKENTLHEIVVGAACGLWWGGEFDEKGIPNALMGDGAPKGYYVANFKNNEVQLEFRATGKPKREQMHIWVYQEENTISDPTMELPKGMNENQFLVNVWAGSEKTEVTARIDKGEWFPLLRTDEILDPYVRRAFLLDSLKLSNHKSHLGNSIPKNMASHIWIGDFPTDLKKGSHLIEIKATDELGIDVEGIRVFTKGNFDGEYKDIDWYNMN from the coding sequence ATGAAAGCTTCACTATTTCTAATCTTTTACCTAACGGGAGCTTTTCTATTCGCTCAAAATACAAAGCCAATGCTGAATGGTTGTATTTATGAAGATGTAAATCATAATGGTTTAAAAGACCCTAGCGAAAAAGGAATTTCGAATGTAAGAGTATCTAATGGTATAGATGTACATGTATCAGATCAAACAGGAAATTATGAGCTAGAACTGCTAGAAGGACAAACTTTTTTCGTGATTAAACCTACTGGATACCAATTACCCACTGATGAATTCAATATTTCAGAGGCATACTTTCATTATTACCCTAAAAAGAGTGAATCACTTTATGCTGAAACCATTCCTCAACAAGAAGAAGCACCACAAAGCTTTGATATCCCTTTGTATAAACATGAAGAGAATAAAGAGTTTTCGATGGCGATGATTGGAGATACACAAGCTCGATTTCAGAGACAAGTAAATTATGCTCATCAGATTGCTGAAGAGTTATTATATGAAGAATTGGAAGGTGCTGCTATTTTAGGAGATATTGGAGATGACAATGCGATGATATTTCCAGCATTCCAACAATTATTTAAGCAATTCGGAACGCAAATTTACCCTGTGGCAGGGAATCATGACCGAAACTATGATTCGCAAATCAAGGGTAATGAGTTCAATTCCTTTAAGAAAGCTTTTGGCCCCGATCATTATTCTTTTGATATCGGGAATGTACATTTCATTGTAATGAATGATGTAACTACAATTAAAGGAATACAATACACAGACATCATTCCCGAAGACAATCTTCTGTTTATTGAGAATGATTTGAAGTATGTATCTAAAGATCAATTGGTCGTTTTTCTACAACATATACCGATCAACCACCTTAAAGTAGAAAGTAAACAAAGACTTTTAGATTTGATTGCGGACTATAGTAATGTGATGGCTTTTTCTGGGCATATGCACAAAATGACACATAACTTCATTCCTTATGGGAAAGAAAATACTCTTCATGAAATTGTAGTAGGAGCTGCTTGCGGATTATGGTGGGGCGGTGAATTTGATGAAAAAGGAATTCCAAATGCGCTCATGGGAGACGGTGCTCCCAAAGGTTATTATGTAGCAAATTTCAAGAATAATGAAGTACAACTTGAGTTTAGGGCAACAGGTAAACCGAAAAGAGAACAAATGCATATTTGGGTCTACCAAGAAGAAAATACAATATCAGACCCTACGATGGAATTGCCTAAAGGAATGAATGAGAATCAGTTTTTAGTAAATGTTTGGGCTGGATCAGAAAAGACCGAAGTAACGGCGAGAATTGATAAAGGAGAATGGTTTCCGTTACTCCGAACAGATGAAATTCTAGACCCTTATGTTCGAAGAGCATTTCTGTTGGATTCCTTAAAACTTTCAAATCATAAATCGCACTTAGGGAATTCTATACCTAAAAATATGGCATCACATATTTGGATAGGTGATTTCCCAACTGACCTCAAAAAAGGAAGTCATCTTATTGAAATTAAAGCTACAGACGAACTTGGGATTGATGTAGAAGGAATTCGAGTTTTTACCAAAGGTAATTTTGATGGGGAATATAAAGATATTGATTGGTACAACATGAATTAG
- a CDS encoding S-adenosylmethionine:tRNA ribosyltransferase-isomerase produces MKLTKIALSDYHYDLPADRIAKYPKEKRDESKLLVYREGEISNTVFKEIPTLIPDNHQFFFNNTKVLPARLYFKKETGAIIEIFLFNPVAPTAVISEAMLVKGEATWSTTVGNFKKWKDGQVLETMLNVNGQDVLLAAHIEDREKKLIRFEWSDKALPFVDIISSAGETPLPPYLKRKATEKDKTTYQTVFSKNDGAVAAPTAGLHFSEEVVQNLKGKSIPINELTLHVSAGTFKPIEVENAIDHDMHYEQVIVTKANLEALISGKKNIAVGTTSLRTLESLYWYGVKVMKEGENAPFDIKKLEPYNYEESELPTREESFKSILDLMIKLDKEELAGVTSIFVFPGYKFRVIDALVTNFHLPETTLVLLIAAFIGEDWRKVYEHAMDNDFQFLSYGDSSILFPKQ; encoded by the coding sequence ATGAAGCTGACTAAGATCGCTCTATCCGATTATCATTATGATTTGCCTGCAGATCGCATTGCAAAATATCCGAAAGAGAAAAGAGATGAATCTAAACTCTTAGTCTATCGTGAAGGAGAGATAAGCAATACTGTTTTCAAAGAAATTCCTACGCTTATTCCAGATAATCACCAGTTCTTTTTCAATAATACAAAAGTACTTCCTGCTCGTTTGTACTTTAAAAAAGAGACTGGCGCTATCATCGAAATATTTCTTTTCAATCCTGTGGCTCCAACAGCTGTAATCAGTGAAGCCATGCTTGTAAAAGGCGAAGCTACTTGGTCTACTACAGTCGGTAATTTCAAAAAATGGAAAGATGGACAGGTTTTAGAAACTATGCTCAATGTTAATGGTCAAGACGTTTTATTGGCAGCACATATTGAGGATAGAGAGAAGAAACTAATTCGATTTGAATGGTCTGATAAAGCATTGCCTTTTGTAGATATTATTTCTTCTGCTGGAGAAACTCCTCTTCCACCTTATCTGAAAAGAAAAGCTACAGAAAAAGATAAAACTACCTATCAAACGGTTTTCAGTAAAAATGACGGCGCTGTTGCTGCTCCAACGGCTGGTTTACACTTTAGTGAAGAAGTAGTTCAAAACTTGAAAGGAAAAAGTATACCTATCAATGAATTAACTCTTCATGTTAGTGCTGGTACTTTTAAACCAATTGAGGTAGAAAATGCTATAGATCATGATATGCATTATGAGCAAGTGATCGTGACCAAAGCCAATTTAGAAGCACTTATTTCAGGGAAAAAAAATATAGCCGTAGGTACAACCTCTCTTAGAACACTAGAGAGTTTATATTGGTATGGTGTTAAAGTAATGAAAGAAGGAGAAAATGCTCCTTTTGACATTAAGAAATTAGAACCATACAATTATGAGGAATCAGAATTGCCTACTAGAGAAGAAAGCTTTAAATCTATTCTCGATCTGATGATCAAACTAGATAAAGAAGAATTAGCGGGAGTGACTTCTATTTTTGTTTTCCCAGGCTATAAATTCAGAGTGATTGACGCACTAGTGACTAATTTCCACTTACCAGAAACAACTTTGGTTTTGTTGATTGCTGCATTTATAGGGGAAGATTGGAGAAAAGTATACGAACATGCTATGGATAATGATTTCCAATTCTTGAGTTATGGAGATTCATCAATACTATTTCCAAAACAATAG